The Myxococcales bacterium genomic interval GTGGGCGTGGCCGGGCTTCACCGCTTGCTTGCCCACCGCGAGACGATCGAGACCTGCGAAGTGGCCGTGGTGGTGGCCGGCATGGATGGCGTTTTGCCCACCGTGACCGCAGGGCTCTTCAACCGTCCCGTGATCGCGGTCCCCACCAGTGTGGGCTACGGCGCGAGCTTCAACGGTGTGGCGGGCCTGCTCACGATGCTGAACGCGTGCGCCGCCGGCGTGGCTGTCGTAAACATCGACAACGGCTTCGGGGGAGGTCGTATGGCGTCTCTTCTGAACCGCAAGCGCTGAGCGCAAGCTTCACCCTCCCTGCGGCTTTTCCGAGAGGCGTCTGCCGGTCATGGCCCGAAATCCCGTCACAGATCTGCGCGGCGCGCACCTTCACTTCGACCCGCATGCCGGCATCGCGGGTGACATGACCGTGGCCGCTCTCGTCGACCTCGGTGTCCCGCGGGACGTGATCACCGGCGCCGTCGAGGCACTGGGCCTCGAGGGGCTCGAAACCCGCTTCGAGGCGCGGAAACGGGGGGCCTTTGTGGCCACCGGTTTCGTGGTGACCTGTCCGTCCGGGGTGAGCCCAGCCAAGGGCAAGCGGAGGGCGCACGCTCACGGTCACGCTCACCCCACGCACCACGCTCACGACGAAGCCCACTCGCACCACGATCACGAAGCGCACGGGCACGACCATGAAGCTCACGCCCACCGCGACTACGCCGAGATTCGCGAACGTCTCCGCAAGGCGCGTCTCGCGCCCGCCACGAGGGACCTGGCGCTCGCGATCTTCGAGCGCATCGCCATCGTGGAAGGGGCCCGGCACGGCGTGCCCGTCGACGAGGTGACGTTTCACGAGGTGGGGGCCTGGGATTCGCTCGCAGACATCGTGGGTGCGGCCGCCGCGCTTTCGTACATCGCACCGGCTTCGGTGAGCAGCGGGCCCGTCGTGCTCGGCACGGGCCAGGTCAAGACGGCACATGGCCTTTTGCCTGTGCCCGCCCCGGCCACGGCGGCCCTGCTGCAGGGCCTACCCGTGCTCAGCGAGGGCAAAGGTGAGCTGACCACACCCACGGGGGCCGCGATTCTGGCGGCGATCGTGGAGCGGTTCGGGCCTGCGCCCCCCATGCAGTTGTTGGCCACGGGCTATGGCGCGGGAACGAAGGAGTTACCCGACCGACCGAACGTGCTGCGTGTCATGGCGGGCAAACCCTTGGGGCAAGGTCTGCCCGACGCCAGCGCTCAGGTTTGGCTGCTGCAAACGAACGTCGACGACATGTCGGGCCAGCTCGTCGCACCGCTCGTCGAAGCCCTCTTCGACGCGGGAGCCGTGGACGCATGGTGTACGCCCATCTTCATGAAAAAGGGCCGCCCCGCCGTGGAGGTCTCGGCCCTGGCGCCGCCCGCCGTGAAGGCCGCGGTCGAGAACGCCTTCTTCGTTCACTCGAGCACGCTCGGCGTGAGGAGCACGCCTTACCACCGGACCGTGCTCGGTCGTGCACACGCCACGGTCGAGACGCGTCTTGGCACCGTGAAGGTCAAGCTGGCGTCACGCGATGGCGAGATTATCGGCGTGAGCCCCGAGTTCGAGGACTGTCGCGCGTTGGCGCGCCGTATCGGCAAGCCGGTGCGTGAGGTGTACGAAGAGGCGGCCGCGTCGGCCCGGGCGCTGCGTACGAACCCGGGCCCTGCGCCCGGCCCTCGAAAGACCGCCGCCGCTCCCCCCGCCAAAAAGGGCCGTCGGAGCCCGCGCCGATGACGAAAAGGCCGGGCAGGGGGCAAGGGTATAAGGGTGAGGGGGCAGGAGACGACGCGCGCGAGTTCGAGTCCGAGGCCACCACACGCACGCGCCGCCAAACCCTGGCCCGGTTTCCGCTGCTGCCTCCCGCCGATGTGCTCAAGAACGTGCTCGAGTTTTCGCGGGCGGTGACGGTGGATCTGGGCGACGGCGATCTTTACCGCATTCTGTTCGACGGGCTGAGGGCGCTGCTTCCGGGGCGTCTCGTGGCCGTTCGTGTCTTGGACCCGAAGACGCACGCTGCGACCCAGGTGCTCGCGGATGCGCCGCTGGTCGACGACGTGCTCGAGATGCTCGCCACCGTGCAGCGGGGCGCGCTCGACCACCAGAACGTGCGCGACAACCTTCCCCGTGACCCGCAGGGGCGCGGCGAGCTGGCCCTCCCTGACTTCATTCGCCTCGTCGACGAACATCCGCTCATCTTCAGGGACGCCGTGGCAGGGTTCACCGTGCCCTTGCTCGCGGGGGGCCAGATGATGGGCGAGGTTCACGTGAACTACCCGGAGATCGTGGAAGGGTCGGGCGCCCAAGGCTGGTTTCCGGTCAAGCCGGATCAAGGCCTGGTGATCCCGATCGCGAACCACATCGCGGTGGTGGGACACACGAGGAGGCTGCTGCGGGAGACCTCGTACCTTCAAGAATACCTCGAGCAGCTCGTCGACCAAGCCAACGCGCTCATCGTCGCCACGGACCTCGAGGGCAAGGTTACGGTGTGGAACCGTGCCTTGCATCGGCTCACGGGGTTTTCGCGATGGGAGGCGATTGGAAAAGATTTGGGCTCCTGGTGGAAGGAGCTGGGAACGCCCCAGCTGCCGCTCGTCATGAGGCAGGCGGCCGCTTCCGGGGACACCGTCACCCGCGAGATGCAGCTTCCCTCGGCGGGCGGCGCCGTCATTCGTGCGGCCTTCAACGTGGTAACGGTGAAAACGGGCGAAATGCCAGCTGCCATCTTGGCGGTGGGCCAAGACGTCACGGCGTTCCGTGCGCTTCAGGGCCAGGTCATACACGCCGAAAAGCTTGCGACGCTCGGTCAGATCGCCGCGGGCGTCGCGCACGAGATCAACAACCCGCTGACGTCGATTCAAGTGTGCGCGGATGCGGTGGGACGCAAGGCGAAGCTGGCGCTCGAGGGTCGGGTGCCGAACGCCTTCGAACCCGCCGACATCGATCGCCTGAAGAAGATCACGGAGGGCGCCGAGCGCATTCGGCGCTTCGCCAAAGATCTCGTCACCTACGCTAGACCGAGCGGCACCGAAAACGAGCCGTTCGACCTGAACGATCTCGTGGCGCATGGACTTTCGTTCTGCGAGCACGTGCTCGACGAGGCAAACGCCACCGTCGAGCGGGATCTTCACCCTGATCTACCCCCGCTCACCGCCATCCGCGATCAGATCCTGCAGGTGGTAATCAACCTCATCACGAACGCGGCCCAGGCTTTGCCCACGGAAGGGGGACAAGTGCGCGTTCGTACCTGGCGTCGGGGAAACGCCGCGGTCGGCGTGGCGATTTCGGACACCGGCAGAGGCATCCGCGAGGCCGACAGACCCCATGTGTTCGAGCCGTTCTTCACCACCAAGCCTGCGGGCCGTGGCACGGGGCTCGGGCTCTCGATCGTACGCAACATCGTGTTTTCACACGGGGGACAAATCACCTTCCAAAGCCGTCAGGGTGGAGGTACAACCTTCGTGGTCACCTTGCCGCTGGCGCGGGAAGTGCCGACCCCTCCCGACGCCGACGCGTCGGATGCCGTGGAGCCGCAAAAGAACGTTCGAGGGCCTCGGCCCTCAAGACATCGAGAGTCGAAACCAGAATGAAACCCGATCAGTTGGTGGCAGCCCTCGAGAGCGCCGCCCTACAGCTAGGCGTGAAGGTGCGCTACGACAGCCTGGGACCCCAGGGGGTGCAAAGTGGGGGGGGCCTGTGCCGGCTGCGGGGCCAGTGGACCGTCATCGTCGACAAAAAAGCCTCGCCGGCAGACAAGGCCAGCGTGCTGGTCGATGCCCTGGCCACCTTCGATGTCGATCCGCTCCAGATTCCTGGCAAGGCCAAGCAGCTGCTGATGGTGCGCCGCCAGAGCATCCTCGGCGGTGCGCCCGGTGCATCGGTCCCCGCCGCCTGAGCGGCCGGGCTGCGGCAGCGCGCAGAGCCGGCGAGGGAGGGTAACCGGCTCACCCGTGCCGGCGGGTGAGCAGGGCCAGCTGCGCGCCGACGAAGGGATCGTTTTCCAAGGCGTTTCGCAGCGCGGTCTCCAATTGCGCGCGCACGGCCTCGGTGGCTCCGGGACCCACGCGGTGCTCCACGACGCGATCGACGAGAGACTCCAGGGCTTGCCGGGTGGTCAGGCGGCCCGTCTTCAAGTCGTTACCCAGTCCCGCCACCAGGTGGGACACGTCCTTGGCCGGGAGGGACGCGTGAGCGGTCTGGTTCGGAAGGGGCGCCCGAGCCTCCTCGTTCTTGACGCTGGGGGAGACACCCGCGGCGTCGTTGGCGCCTTGCGACGCCGGCGCCGATTCGACATTGGTGGGGGGCAGCCCCGTCCCTGGTCCGTTCACCTTCATGTGGTCACCTGCAATCTAGCACAGGGGCTCGCCCGCCCGGCCCGCCGCAGCGGGCGTCTCGTGGGAAGCGAGCGGCTTCGGCGTCATCGGTTCATGAGATTCGCGTGCAATCATTTGGCTCTCTCTTTGGTTTTCGGAGCCTGGCTCGCCGGTGTTGCTCGTTTTTTCCGTCGCGAGGCGATTTTCTCGTCGAGTGCCCCCCCACGGGTGGGGTAATTTGTCCCCGGTGGGACTCGTTCGCGGCCTGTGGGCACCCTTTCGAGGTGCCGCTTTCATCGCGCGGCACGGTTTGTGGGGCTACCTTGCCCTTCCCGTGCTCGCGAACGTCCTCGTGGCGGCTCTGGCGGGCTACCTGGCGTTTTGGGCCACCGACCGTTGGTTTCCCTCGGAGCCCGAAGGCTGGGCCCATGTGGGCAAGCTTGCCTTCGCGGCCTTCCTGACCGTTCCCGCTTTTTTGGCGCTTTACCCTCTGGTTTCCGCCCCGTTCGTGGATCTTCTCTCGGAAAAGACGGAAGTGATCGTCAAGGGGGGGCACCCCTCCGCGGGGTTCTGGGCGGGCGCGGTCCAGGCGGTCATGCATGGCGCGGTGAAGTCCGCGCTCTACCTGTTTGCGATTGGCTTGGCCAACCTTCTCGTTTGGGTAACGGGGGTAGGGGCGGTACTGGCCCTGGCCCTCGGCGGGCTGTTTTTGGCCTTCGACGGCTTCGATTATCCGTTGGCCCGCAGGAAGGTGTCATTCCTAGGCAAATGGCGATACCTTTTTGCGCACCCGGCCATGACTGCGGGATATGCCGTATCCACTTCTTTCGTGTTTTTCGTCCCGTTCGCCTTCGTCATCGCGCCGCCGCTCGCAGCGGTGGGGGCCACGCTGGCGTTCCTCGACGACGCGGCCGATCCGGTGCGGGCGCCCCGACAGGCCAATCCGGTGCCGCATGGCCAGGGGAAGGGCCAACACCTTGACACAATTGAGCAATTTCGTTAAGAGCAGATGTCTATGTCCAGAGCCGGGTTCGCTGGCTCTGCCACCCGCAGGGTATGCCGTTGAATAAGCCCATCCCGTTCGGAAAGTACTACCTCCTCGAGCGGATCAATGTCGGGGGGATGGCAGAGGTCTTCAAGGCCAAGGCATTCGGCGTGGAGGGCTTTGAACGGCTGATCGCGGTCAAGCGCATTCTTCCCAACATCGCGGAGGACGAAGAGTTCATCACGATGTTCATCGATGAAGCGAAGATCGCTGGCCAGCTGCAGCACGCCAACGTGGCGCAGATCTTCGATCTCGGTAAGGTCGACGACAGTTACTTCATCGCCATGGAGTACGTGCACGGCAAAGACCTGCGCGCGATCTTCGACCAGCTTCGCAAGCTGGACATGACCATGCCCATCCCGCAGCTGTGCTACACGCTGATGCAGGTCTGCGAGGGGCTCGATTTCGCCCACAACAAAAAGGACACGAGTGGCCGCGCGTTGAATCTCGTGCACCGCGATGTCTCGCCGCAGAACATTCTGATCGGTTACGAGGGTGAGGTGAAGCTGGTCGACTTCGGCATCGCCAAGGC includes:
- the larC gene encoding nickel pincer cofactor biosynthesis protein LarC, encoding MARNPVTDLRGAHLHFDPHAGIAGDMTVAALVDLGVPRDVITGAVEALGLEGLETRFEARKRGAFVATGFVVTCPSGVSPAKGKRRAHAHGHAHPTHHAHDEAHSHHDHEAHGHDHEAHAHRDYAEIRERLRKARLAPATRDLALAIFERIAIVEGARHGVPVDEVTFHEVGAWDSLADIVGAAAALSYIAPASVSSGPVVLGTGQVKTAHGLLPVPAPATAALLQGLPVLSEGKGELTTPTGAAILAAIVERFGPAPPMQLLATGYGAGTKELPDRPNVLRVMAGKPLGQGLPDASAQVWLLQTNVDDMSGQLVAPLVEALFDAGAVDAWCTPIFMKKGRPAVEVSALAPPAVKAAVENAFFVHSSTLGVRSTPYHRTVLGRAHATVETRLGTVKVKLASRDGEIIGVSPEFEDCRALARRIGKPVREVYEEAAASARALRTNPGPAPGPRKTAAAPPAKKGRRSPRR
- a CDS encoding PAS domain S-box protein translates to MTKRPGRGQGYKGEGAGDDAREFESEATTRTRRQTLARFPLLPPADVLKNVLEFSRAVTVDLGDGDLYRILFDGLRALLPGRLVAVRVLDPKTHAATQVLADAPLVDDVLEMLATVQRGALDHQNVRDNLPRDPQGRGELALPDFIRLVDEHPLIFRDAVAGFTVPLLAGGQMMGEVHVNYPEIVEGSGAQGWFPVKPDQGLVIPIANHIAVVGHTRRLLRETSYLQEYLEQLVDQANALIVATDLEGKVTVWNRALHRLTGFSRWEAIGKDLGSWWKELGTPQLPLVMRQAAASGDTVTREMQLPSAGGAVIRAAFNVVTVKTGEMPAAILAVGQDVTAFRALQGQVIHAEKLATLGQIAAGVAHEINNPLTSIQVCADAVGRKAKLALEGRVPNAFEPADIDRLKKITEGAERIRRFAKDLVTYARPSGTENEPFDLNDLVAHGLSFCEHVLDEANATVERDLHPDLPPLTAIRDQILQVVINLITNAAQALPTEGGQVRVRTWRRGNAAVGVAISDTGRGIREADRPHVFEPFFTTKPAGRGTGLGLSIVRNIVFSHGGQITFQSRQGGGTTFVVTLPLAREVPTPPDADASDAVEPQKNVRGPRPSRHRESKPE
- a CDS encoding EI24 domain-containing protein, with protein sequence MGLVRGLWAPFRGAAFIARHGLWGYLALPVLANVLVAALAGYLAFWATDRWFPSEPEGWAHVGKLAFAAFLTVPAFLALYPLVSAPFVDLLSEKTEVIVKGGHPSAGFWAGAVQAVMHGAVKSALYLFAIGLANLLVWVTGVGAVLALALGGLFLAFDGFDYPLARRKVSFLGKWRYLFAHPAMTAGYAVSTSFVFFVPFAFVIAPPLAAVGATLAFLDDAADPVRAPRQANPVPHGQGKGQHLDTIEQFR